From the Lampris incognitus isolate fLamInc1 chromosome 6, fLamInc1.hap2, whole genome shotgun sequence genome, one window contains:
- the znf276 gene encoding zinc finger protein 276, which yields MKKKGRRVRFPDTSRHVKRTQTVVGSVKKPLGKRGRPRKTVAVASPSLGSITCNNSDTDKTASFDLNMTITEGTQKHSEPRSKPSGRLSTALCRLCHGKFSPRSLHNAFNKWPQDGLEKIPANESNSVVQSPLLFHTDFQRLVGVPLDRDPCLSEFICKKCHANFYKCHSILHRFLQRVNLPAVGRESTSGQKNARCPQLTVNHSSSTPASFTSDPKCLHSLVSWAHHHGEACSSCPDLKEVLEGQCWGSVRAVWGCMDGHSYIMDTQRTTASTTTTNTSATTHHTGNPKYTEANNGGSLRSGDDNSQMSEEEEEEEGKHSRGDLRTPGGTASGLAQPSPAAATPQTQSSALTDGTTTNTDELLRREEVPSPAPAQLEDRTADSDLSDRDLAIEDGFEDSRKRGLSDELFQPFPKKRPCRVTAPNKRRQTPKTPEEPKIKKKPGPKPGWKNKFKPKGEDLPNIYKCPYQGCTAVYRAPDGLKKHIREHHEEVRERPCPHPGCNKVFMIDRYLQRHVKLIHTEERNYICDQCGQTFKQRKHLSVHQMRHSGAKPLQCEVCGFQCRQRASLKYHMTKHKAEADLEFACLLCGKRFEKAHNLNVHMSMVHPLIQGEAQKDSSQPQQQVYSDFHTITVTGEVVQQDQDR from the exons ATGAAGAAAAAGGGCAGACGTGTGCGGTTTCCGGATACTTCACGCCATGTGAAAAGGACGCAGACAGTCGTCGGCTCGGTCAAAAAGCCACTCGGAAAAAGAGGGAGACCTCGAAAAACGGTTGCAGTAGCATCACCGTCGTTGGGCAGTATCACTTGCAACAATAGTGACACAGACAAGACTGCAAGTTTTGATTTGAACATGACAATTACAGAGGGGACACAAAAGCATTCGGAGCCCAGATCAAAACCTTCAGGTAG ACTATCCACTGCACTCTGCAGGCTCTGCCATGGGAAGTTCTCACCCAGAAGCCTGCATAATGCCTTTAACAAGTGGCCTCAAGATGGTCTTGAGAAGATCCCTGCCAATGAATCAAACTCAGTGGTCCAGTCACCACTTTTATTCCATACAGACTTCCAGCGCCTGGTTGGAGTACCGCTAGACCGTGACCCATGTCTATCTGAGTTTATCTGCAAGAAGTGCCATGCCAACTTCTACAAGTGCCATAGCATCCTGCACAGGTTCCTGCAGAGAGTCAACCTCCCAGCGGTTGGTAGAGAGAGCACAAGTGGCCA GAAAAATGCCAGGTGTCCTCAATTGACGGTAAACCACAGCTCATCAA CACCAGCTTCTTTTACCTCAGACCCCAAGTGCCTCCACAGCCTGGTATCTTGGGCTCACCACCACGGAGAGGCTTGCAGTTCCTGTCCTGACCTTAAAGAGGTGCTGGAAGGCCAGTGCTGGGGCTCTGTCAGGGCTGTGTGGGGTTGCATGGATGGTCACAGCTACATCATGGACACGCAGCGCACCAccgcctccaccaccaccactaacACCTCCGCCACAACTCACCACACTGGCAACCCAAAATACACAGAGGCCAATAACGGTGGATCGTTAAGGAGTGGTGATGACAACAGTCAGATgtcagaggaagaggaagaggaggagggaaagCATTCCAGAGGAGATTTAAGGACTCCGGGGGGAACTGCAAGCGGCCTAGCCCAGCCCAGTCCAGCTGCAGCCACACCACAAACTCAAAGCTCAGCCCTGACCGATGGGACCACCACCAACACTGATG AATTGCTAAGAAGAGAGGAGGTGCCATCCCCAGCTCCGGCTCAGCTTGAGGACAGGACTGCTGATAGTGATCTCTCTGACAG GGACTTGGCCATCGAGGATGGGTTTGAGGATAGTAGGAAGAGGGGCTTGTCAGACGAACTGTTTCAGCCTTTTCCAAAGAAAAG GCCATGCAGAGTAACTGCCCCCAACAAGAGAAGACAAACTCCAAAGACCCCAGAGGAGCCTAAAATTAAAAAGAAACCAGGACCTAAGCCTGGCTGGAAGAACAAGTTCAAACCTAAAGG AGAGGACCTTCCAAATATCTATAAGTGTCCTTATCAGGGCTGTACAGCTGTCTACCGAGCTCCTGATGGCTTGAAG AAACATATAAGGGAGCATCATGAGGAGGTCAGAGAGAGACCCTGCCCACATCCTGGTTGCAACAAGGTTTTCATGATTGACCGCTACCTGCAGCGACATGTCAAGCTCATCCACACAG AAGAGAGAAACTACATCTGTGATCAGTGTGGTCAGACCTTCAAGCAGAGGAAGCACCTCTCAGTCCACCAGATGCGCCACTCAGGGGCCAAGCCACTACA ATGCGAAGTGTGTGGGTTCCAGTGCCGCCAGCGTGCATCTCTCAAATACCACATGACAAAGCACAAGGCAGAGGCCGACCTGGAATTTGCATGTCTGCTGTGCGGTAAACGTTTTGAGAAGGCCCACAACCTCAACGTCCACATGTCCATGGTTCACCCACTCATTCAGGGGGAAGCCCAGAAAGACAGCAGCCAGCCACAGCAGCAGGTGTACTCCGACTTTCACACCATCACAGTAACTGGAGAAGTGGTTCAGCAGGACCAAGACAGATGA